A single Ptiloglossa arizonensis isolate GNS036 chromosome 2, iyPtiAriz1_principal, whole genome shotgun sequence DNA region contains:
- the LOC143143756 gene encoding leucine-rich repeat-containing protein 57 produces MGNVGLKQHYETAKKTGILNLTHENLDKFPQELNALASILRTLDLSRNKFIQIPNDIGQFKLLKQLNISQNKLTALPEVLGTLTKLEGLNAASNQITSIPWSLAKLTHLKQVYLSDNRITEFPLMFLELRFLDVLDLSQNRITTIPDAVTTLHVVELNLNQNQISAISDKLAECSRLKTLKMEENCLQLNAIPIKILKDSKVSILSLEGNLFEMKELANLDGYDNYMERYTAVKKKMF; encoded by the coding sequence ATGGGAAACGTTGGTTTAAAACAGCATTACGAGACTGCAAAGAAGACCGGTATATTAAATTTAACGCATGAAAATCTTGACAAATTTCCACAAGAGTTAAATGCTTTGGCTTCGATATTACGTACATTAGACCTGTCCAGaaacaaatttattcaaattcccAATGATATCGGCCAATTTAAATtgctaaagcaattaaatatcaGTCAGAATAAATTGACTGCTTTGCCCGAAGTTCTCGGAACATTAACGAAATTAGAAGGTTTAAATGCAGCCTCAAATCAGATCACGAGCATTCCGTGGTCTTTGGCGAAATTAACACATTTAAAACAAGTTTATCTGTCCGACAATAGGATTACTGAATTTCCTCTAATGTTTCTTGAATTAAGATTCTTAGATGTGCTGGATTTATCTCAGAATCGAATTACCACTATTCCCGACGCTGTCACAACATTGCATGTAGTTGAACTTAACCTCAATCAAAATCAGATATCGGCAATTTCTGACAAACTGGCAGAATGTTCGCGCTTAAAAACGCTAAAGATGGAAGAGAATTGTTTACAGTTGAACGCAATacctattaaaattttaaaagattCGAAAGTTTCAATACTATCCCTTGAGGGGAATTTATTTGAGATGAAAGAACTTGCGAATCTTGATGGTTATGACAATTACATGGAAAGGTACACGGCAGTTAAGAAAAAGATGTTTTAA